The following are from one region of the Cetobacterium somerae genome:
- a CDS encoding PTS sugar transporter subunit IIB, which translates to MKILAVCGSGLGSSFMLEMNIKKVLTQLGVDAEVDHTDLASATEGSADIFIMSSDLANSTSLKNVVSLNSIINLAELKEKLEEVLKAKGVL; encoded by the coding sequence ATGAAAATATTAGCAGTTTGTGGATCAGGTTTAGGAAGTAGTTTTATGTTAGAGATGAATATCAAAAAGGTTTTAACTCAACTTGGTGTTGATGCAGAAGTAGATCATACAGATTTAGCTTCAGCAACAGAGGGATCAGCTGATATCTTTATTATGTCATCAGATTTAGCTAATAGTACATCACTTAAAAATGTAGTTTCACTTAATAGTATTATCAACCTTGCAGAACTTAAAGAAAAACTTGAGGAAGTTTTAAAAGCTAAAGGGGTTTTATAA
- a CDS encoding PTS sugar transporter subunit IIA, with product MIKELLESNIQILPQVDSWEEAIKIASRPLLEKGYIEPRYIDTMISKVNELGFYIVLSEDVAMPHSRPEDGVLKMGMSLLKLDTPAKFGNNNIQIVITLAAKDNESHIDALTNLVELLNDDEKIEKIKLAKTNQEILEII from the coding sequence ATGATAAAAGAGCTGTTAGAAAGTAACATTCAAATCCTACCTCAAGTTGACAGTTGGGAGGAAGCTATAAAGATTGCTTCTCGCCCTCTTCTAGAAAAAGGATATATTGAACCTAGATATATTGACACTATGATATCTAAAGTTAATGAACTTGGATTTTACATTGTCCTTTCTGAAGATGTGGCAATGCCCCACTCTCGCCCAGAGGATGGTGTTTTAAAAATGGGAATGTCTTTACTTAAATTAGATACTCCTGCAAAGTTTGGGAATAACAATATTCAAATTGTTATAACTTTAGCAGCAAAGGATAATGAGTCCCATATAGATGCTTTAACAAATTTAGTTGAGCTTTTGAATGATGATGAAAAAATTGAAAAAATTAAATTGGCAAAAACAAATCAAGAGATTTTAGAGATAATATAG
- a CDS encoding BglG family transcription antiterminator translates to MLNSRSTLILQNLILHKKEKSLKELSEELGVSERTVRYELEKISELLSENSLDNIEISKGIVKISNFKSLEEFLKDNYDKTTFSSEERELYILMLILFKRVINQVQLSEELDISRSTIKLHLKELKETLDKYHLSLEICHKKGLELVGKEEDIRQCLLKFLTTIKNRKNIFFKNILKEYLSVNEEGIKLFLNYCQKIMDRIISDEAYQIIKNYLKITILMVRAGHHIDKIKNENFLENTKEYEAVKKGSTLLEAHYDIELSKVEYLKITDYFLGSHTYNLNYSYYENWVEMEILVKKLITEFNKRVDVDISQDETLIDGLLNHIKPTIYRIQNGIELENSIYQEVLESYPQLFDITSEVLEGLEKFIEKKFTKDEIAFITIHFKAAIDRNRVKSKNKKKVLLVCGLGYGTSKLLAQQIKEFYSLDIVDIIPSHLLTKSLEKNSIDYIITTLDLENSDITQPIIKVNPLLSNEDMEILESFNVPRRSKKVLFSQVLEVIEKNTTITDKDNLLSQLKELLDSTLVDDISPKKLTIFDLLDRTYIKEGVLANTWQEAVQLAGEILEKNGCVTKKYTENMIEIIEKYGGYIILAPNMAFPHARNENDVFRTAFSLVTLKEPVLFPNDKLVQTVVAFASKDNKEHLDPFVQLVEIANEKRFNINNFVKKF, encoded by the coding sequence ATGTTAAATAGTCGTTCAACTTTAATTTTACAAAACCTAATATTACATAAAAAAGAGAAGAGTTTAAAAGAGCTTTCTGAAGAACTTGGAGTAAGTGAAAGAACTGTTCGTTATGAGCTAGAAAAAATTTCTGAACTTTTAAGTGAAAACTCTCTTGATAACATTGAGATTTCAAAGGGTATTGTTAAAATATCTAACTTCAAATCTTTAGAGGAGTTTTTAAAAGATAACTATGATAAAACTACTTTCTCCTCTGAAGAGAGAGAACTATATATTCTTATGCTAATTCTTTTTAAAAGAGTTATTAACCAAGTGCAACTTTCTGAAGAACTAGATATTAGTAGAAGTACTATTAAACTACATCTAAAAGAGCTTAAAGAGACTCTTGATAAATACCATCTATCTTTAGAAATTTGTCATAAAAAAGGTCTTGAACTAGTTGGAAAAGAGGAGGATATTAGACAATGTCTTTTAAAGTTTCTAACAACTATTAAAAATAGAAAAAATATATTTTTCAAAAATATCTTAAAAGAGTATTTGTCTGTTAATGAAGAGGGAATTAAGCTATTTTTAAATTACTGTCAAAAAATTATGGATAGAATAATCTCTGATGAAGCTTACCAGATTATTAAAAACTATCTTAAAATAACTATTCTTATGGTTAGAGCTGGGCATCATATAGATAAAATTAAAAATGAAAACTTCTTAGAAAATACAAAAGAGTATGAAGCAGTTAAAAAAGGTAGCACACTTTTAGAAGCTCATTATGATATAGAACTTTCTAAAGTAGAGTATCTTAAAATCACAGACTACTTTTTAGGAAGTCATACATATAACCTAAATTATTCATATTACGAGAACTGGGTAGAGATGGAGATTCTTGTGAAAAAACTAATAACTGAATTCAATAAAAGAGTAGATGTAGATATCTCTCAAGATGAAACTCTAATAGATGGATTACTAAATCACATAAAGCCTACTATATATAGAATTCAAAATGGCATTGAGCTTGAAAACTCAATCTACCAAGAGGTATTAGAAAGTTATCCACAACTTTTTGATATTACTTCTGAAGTTTTAGAAGGACTTGAAAAATTTATAGAGAAAAAATTTACAAAAGATGAGATAGCTTTTATAACAATACATTTTAAAGCTGCTATTGATAGAAATAGAGTTAAAAGTAAAAATAAAAAGAAAGTTCTTCTTGTATGTGGTTTAGGTTATGGAACTTCTAAACTTCTTGCTCAGCAGATAAAAGAGTTTTACTCATTAGATATTGTAGATATTATTCCAAGTCATCTTTTGACAAAATCTTTAGAAAAAAACTCCATAGATTATATAATTACAACTTTAGATTTAGAAAATAGTGATATAACTCAACCTATAATTAAAGTTAATCCTCTACTTTCTAATGAAGATATGGAGATTTTAGAGAGTTTTAACGTTCCTAGACGTAGTAAGAAGGTACTTTTTTCTCAAGTTTTAGAAGTGATTGAAAAAAATACCACAATTACTGACAAAGATAATCTTCTATCACAACTAAAAGAGTTACTTGATTCAACTTTGGTGGACGATATTTCTCCAAAAAAACTTACAATTTTTGACTTGCTAGATAGAACCTATATAAAAGAAGGGGTTTTAGCTAATACTTGGCAGGAAGCTGTTCAACTAGCAGGTGAAATTTTAGAAAAAAATGGATGTGTAACTAAAAAATATACTGAAAATATGATTGAAATTATTGAGAAATATGGAGGATATATTATATTAGCTCCCAATATGGCCTTCCCTCATGCAAGAAATGAAAATGATGTTTTTAGAACAGCCTTCTCTTTAGTAACTTTAAAGGAACCTGTACTTTTTCCAAATGACAAATTAGTGCAAACTGTAGTGGCTTTTGCATCAAAAGATAACAAAGAACACCTAGATCCATTTGTTCAGCTTGTGGAAATTGCCAATGAAAAAAGATTTAACATAAATAATTTTGTAAAAAAATTTTGA
- a CDS encoding TDT family transporter, translating to MKNLKNYFKYLPVALTGLALGVSGVSGAVAVILNPKALYIGNFISLMLLLPIIIKNVLHFDVFKEELKHPTLGSFIPTLDMALMNFSVVLYEFSPSLGKGLWLLCILLHLIFGVSFIYHRFRSWNIEHMVPSWFVPPIGIVVASVDSAVMGMPQLAQVIFYIGFAFYIVMLPMMLYRVIFVEKIDDARLPTFAIMAAPPNLCLAGYLVAFKTPNPAMVGFLFPLGIFMTALLYISMVKIIRLKFTPVYASFTFPLAIGSTAILKYSKYIATVDENRGIFWYNFGVAATTLAVFFISIIFVRIVRIVINQIKEIRGSL from the coding sequence ATGAAGAATTTGAAAAACTATTTTAAGTATTTGCCAGTGGCTCTTACAGGGTTAGCTCTAGGTGTTTCTGGAGTGAGCGGTGCAGTAGCAGTTATACTTAATCCAAAAGCGTTATATATAGGAAACTTTATATCTTTGATGTTACTCCTACCTATAATTATAAAAAATGTATTACATTTTGATGTATTTAAAGAGGAACTGAAGCATCCAACATTAGGAAGTTTTATACCTACTTTAGATATGGCTTTAATGAATTTCTCAGTTGTACTATATGAGTTTTCACCATCTTTAGGAAAAGGTTTATGGCTACTATGTATACTTTTACATCTAATATTTGGAGTCTCATTTATATATCATAGATTTCGTTCTTGGAATATTGAGCACATGGTTCCAAGTTGGTTTGTACCACCAATTGGGATAGTTGTAGCATCAGTGGATTCAGCAGTTATGGGGATGCCACAGTTAGCACAAGTGATATTTTACATAGGTTTTGCTTTTTATATAGTGATGTTACCTATGATGTTATATAGAGTTATATTTGTTGAAAAGATTGATGATGCGAGACTTCCAACTTTTGCAATTATGGCAGCTCCACCTAATCTTTGTTTAGCAGGATATTTAGTAGCTTTTAAAACTCCAAATCCAGCAATGGTAGGATTTTTATTTCCACTAGGAATATTTATGACAGCACTGCTTTACATATCAATGGTTAAAATAATAAGACTTAAATTTACACCAGTATACGCATCGTTTACATTCCCTTTAGCAATAGGATCTACAGCAATTTTAAAATATTCAAAATATATTGCAACAGTTGATGAAAATAGAGGAATTTTCTGGTATAACTTTGGAGTAGCAGCAACAACATTGGCGGTATTCTTTATATCAATTATCTTTGTGAGAATAGTAAGAATAGTTATAAACCAAATAAAAGAGATAAGAGGAAGTTTATAA
- the rbr gene encoding rubrerythrin, whose amino-acid sequence MSNIKGTKTEKNLLEAFAGESMARNKYSYYASKAKKEGYVQVAKLFEETAHNEQEHAKIWFKLLHGGTVASTIENLKDAAEGENYEWTDMYAIFAKEAREEGLEDIAILFEEVGKIEKQHEARYKQLLENIESGNVFKRESVKEWECMNCGHIHIGESAPELCPVCKHPKAYFMLQPKNF is encoded by the coding sequence ATGAGCAACATTAAAGGAACAAAAACAGAAAAGAACTTATTAGAAGCTTTTGCAGGGGAATCTATGGCGAGAAACAAATATTCTTACTATGCAAGTAAAGCTAAAAAAGAGGGGTATGTTCAAGTAGCTAAATTATTTGAAGAGACAGCTCATAATGAGCAGGAACATGCTAAAATTTGGTTTAAACTTCTTCATGGAGGAACAGTAGCTTCTACTATTGAGAATTTAAAAGATGCAGCTGAAGGTGAAAATTATGAGTGGACAGATATGTATGCAATTTTTGCTAAAGAAGCTAGAGAAGAGGGATTAGAAGATATTGCTATTCTTTTTGAAGAGGTTGGAAAAATAGAAAAACAACATGAAGCTAGATACAAACAGCTTTTAGAAAATATAGAGTCAGGAAATGTATTTAAAAGAGAGTCAGTAAAAGAGTGGGAATGTATGAACTGTGGGCACATACATATAGGAGAGTCAGCTCCAGAGTTATGTCCAGTTTGTAAGCATCCAAAAGCTTACTTTATGTTACAACCTAAAAATTTCTAA
- a CDS encoding autotransporter outer membrane beta-barrel domain-containing protein, translating to MKKYRFLLLFLALHGTRIFSQDKGLIFWSDFMYFKNQEEDYYLKNGSLYSRKEIETPPPVLPPVDPPVKPPVDPPIDPPVNPPVDPPVTPPVDPPVTPPIDPPVDPPIITPPKPPIVKPTDPPVKPPTPIQPIPDPVVPDTPKPPVEKYIFYNNVFYEGVDLKTGVSPLGGDLTVDMSNKIGMGSVKEGHTIENENTISLNKLPEIQTLVGMQGSNGGTIINQGSGIINIASYGGIGMNILNSGYAENNGTINATMPFSNNTVAMQLLGTGSGLNNGTINLYNTYTVGATVENGSFINKGSILGAARYAMVVTGTGSIENASSGKVSLLGVFAGMYVSGGGSAVNNGDLTVLDSNSAMMTTNGSILNNGTITMTTPSYNVGSNPLEYPSGAMFINGFGTAVNSETGVINIGTPESLMRGTNAMTGEGAVVLENRGTITMYTNAPVPGEVLTTDYAYFLKDGAIGKNMATGVINLGKYGMVNYGGTVYNWGVISKDPTNTQTLSYGGKVIMEKGGVLNTTAPKSFRTVLIGRSYIGSNYSNSGSLNLHSSIPSSSKEVKSNSALYEVVENNGVYEFKRNSFEILTNDVLAKYLEDVYYDSNNSTKNELFDILASSESGAQFEWYLDEVFGRGYFPSLIYQTNDAIVFTNETILNQISEKTQATNKESYIFGYSFEKMKKSGYENILGYTDELNSFFIGKNYPIKESLSSGWILSYTRLNSKFEDGKGKREDNMFQGTGYLNYNKDSINAFGSFFVGYSKGDLDRNVQLGYLDYNDDFSDITFENLNEKLSSDIKNYYVGALGKISKRYEFDPIYLEPIARVEGIGIFQRGISESGGTYNLDLDNLNGFLSSGYVGTGLGKIFNVGKGSLNLALNLGVKQELNSLDETVKFKVNSLGDETGEIDLKNKNRFSKEVGVRAEVGNLWDGLSLYGEYKYIFSEDNSWRVAGGIRVKF from the coding sequence ATGAAAAAGTATAGATTCTTGCTACTTTTTTTAGCTCTACATGGAACGAGAATTTTTTCTCAAGATAAGGGACTAATTTTTTGGTCAGATTTTATGTATTTTAAAAATCAAGAGGAAGACTATTATTTAAAAAATGGATCTTTATATTCGAGAAAAGAGATTGAAACCCCACCCCCAGTTCTACCACCTGTTGACCCACCAGTAAAGCCCCCAGTAGATCCACCGATAGATCCTCCGGTAAACCCACCAGTGGATCCACCAGTAACTCCTCCAGTAGACCCACCGGTAACACCACCAATAGACCCACCAGTAGATCCACCGATAATTACACCACCAAAACCACCAATTGTAAAACCTACAGATCCGCCAGTAAAACCCCCTACACCAATACAGCCAATACCTGATCCAGTAGTACCAGATACACCAAAACCACCAGTAGAAAAATATATATTTTATAATAATGTATTCTATGAAGGAGTTGACTTGAAAACAGGAGTATCTCCATTGGGAGGAGATTTAACTGTGGATATGAGCAATAAAATAGGAATGGGAAGTGTAAAGGAAGGACATACAATAGAAAATGAAAATACTATATCACTAAATAAACTTCCAGAGATTCAAACGTTAGTAGGAATGCAAGGTTCTAATGGAGGTACAATAATAAATCAAGGTAGTGGAATCATAAATATAGCTTCTTATGGTGGAATAGGAATGAATATATTAAATTCTGGATATGCTGAGAATAATGGAACAATAAATGCAACTATGCCTTTTTCAAATAATACAGTAGCCATGCAATTATTAGGTACTGGAAGTGGTTTAAATAATGGAACAATAAATTTATATAATACTTATACAGTAGGTGCAACGGTAGAAAACGGAAGTTTTATAAATAAAGGTAGTATTTTAGGTGCTGCAAGATATGCTATGGTTGTAACAGGGACTGGTAGTATAGAGAATGCAAGTTCTGGAAAAGTATCTCTTTTGGGAGTTTTTGCAGGGATGTATGTAAGCGGTGGTGGAAGTGCTGTAAATAATGGAGATTTAACAGTTTTAGATAGTAATTCTGCTATGATGACTACAAATGGGAGTATTTTAAACAATGGAACAATAACTATGACTACTCCAAGTTATAACGTGGGAAGTAATCCTTTAGAATATCCGAGTGGAGCTATGTTTATAAATGGATTTGGAACAGCAGTGAATTCAGAAACAGGAGTTATAAATATAGGAACACCAGAGAGTTTAATGAGAGGAACAAATGCTATGACAGGTGAGGGTGCTGTTGTACTAGAAAATAGAGGAACAATAACTATGTATACTAATGCTCCAGTACCAGGAGAGGTATTAACAACAGATTACGCATATTTTTTAAAAGATGGTGCCATAGGTAAAAATATGGCGACAGGAGTTATAAACTTAGGTAAATATGGAATGGTAAACTACGGTGGTACAGTTTATAACTGGGGAGTTATTTCTAAGGATCCGACTAATACTCAAACTCTTTCTTATGGTGGAAAAGTGATTATGGAAAAAGGAGGAGTTTTAAATACTACTGCTCCAAAATCATTTAGAACAGTTTTAATAGGAAGAAGTTATATAGGATCTAATTATTCTAATTCAGGAAGTTTAAACTTACATTCTTCAATTCCAAGTAGCTCAAAAGAAGTGAAGAGTAATAGTGCTTTGTATGAGGTAGTTGAAAATAATGGAGTTTATGAGTTTAAAAGAAATAGTTTTGAAATATTAACTAATGATGTTTTAGCTAAGTATTTAGAAGATGTTTACTATGACTCTAATAATTCTACAAAAAATGAGCTTTTTGATATACTAGCCTCTTCAGAAAGTGGAGCTCAATTTGAATGGTATTTAGATGAAGTTTTTGGTAGAGGATATTTTCCATCTTTAATCTATCAAACAAATGATGCAATAGTATTTACAAATGAAACTATTTTAAATCAAATATCTGAAAAAACTCAAGCAACAAATAAAGAAAGCTATATTTTTGGATATTCTTTTGAAAAAATGAAAAAAAGTGGATATGAAAATATTTTAGGATATACAGATGAATTAAATAGTTTTTTTATAGGTAAAAACTATCCAATAAAAGAGAGTTTAAGCTCTGGATGGATTTTAAGTTATACTAGATTAAACTCTAAATTTGAAGATGGAAAAGGAAAAAGAGAGGACAATATGTTCCAAGGAACAGGATATTTAAATTACAATAAAGATAGTATAAATGCCTTTGGTAGCTTCTTTGTAGGATATTCTAAAGGTGATTTAGATAGAAATGTTCAACTGGGATATTTAGATTATAATGATGATTTTTCAGATATAACTTTTGAAAATTTAAATGAAAAATTAAGTTCAGATATTAAAAACTATTATGTTGGAGCTCTAGGAAAAATATCTAAAAGATATGAATTTGATCCGATTTATTTAGAGCCAATTGCAAGAGTTGAAGGTATTGGAATATTTCAAAGAGGAATAAGTGAGAGTGGAGGAACTTATAATTTAGATTTAGATAATTTAAATGGATTTTTGAGTAGTGGATATGTGGGAACTGGTTTAGGAAAGATATTTAATGTTGGAAAAGGTTCCTTGAATTTAGCCTTAAATTTAGGAGTAAAACAAGAACTTAATAGTCTGGATGAAACAGTTAAATTTAAAGTTAATAGTTTAGGAGATGAAACTGGAGAGATTGATTTAAAAAATAAAAATAGATTTTCGAAAGAGGTTGGAGTAAGAGCTGAAGTTGGAAATCTATGGGATGGATTATCTCTTTATGGTGAGTATAAATATATATTTTCAGAGGATAACTCTTGGAGAGTTGCAGGAGGAATTAGAGTTAAGTTTTAA
- a CDS encoding linear amide C-N hydrolase, which yields MLKKIVILSCLIAFSKIDVDACTGISLKTENENNIQARTIEWSKNKLNSQIIIEPRGKEYQSHMPNGKLGKKWKGKYGFVGASVEHESLIGEGVNEKGLNAGVFFFLNYGELAPFNEKKVKNSLNDMDLVKWMLTSFTTVEEVKEAIKKIDVVPIIIQDGQPSPTGHWRVSDANGGNIVIEIIKGGELKIYDNPVGVLTNSPGFDWQLTNLNNYVNLSLNGNKPEMLGRQKVFALGAGSGMWGLPGDVTPPSRFVRAAFYANNTPKMSGNEEGIAQAFHILNNFDIPIGMTYADKNQIPEDVTSATQWTTAINLNEKLFYYKTMYNQNIRVIDLKKIDFGKVKEQILPMDKNKVQPVEEILIK from the coding sequence ATGTTGAAAAAAATAGTGATACTATCATGTTTAATAGCTTTTAGTAAAATAGATGTAGATGCTTGTACGGGAATATCTTTAAAAACAGAAAATGAAAATAATATACAAGCAAGAACAATTGAATGGTCTAAAAATAAGTTAAATAGTCAAATAATAATAGAACCAAGAGGTAAAGAGTATCAATCGCATATGCCAAATGGGAAACTTGGGAAAAAATGGAAAGGAAAATATGGATTTGTGGGAGCTTCTGTTGAACATGAATCGTTAATAGGTGAAGGAGTTAATGAAAAAGGGTTAAATGCAGGAGTATTTTTCTTTTTAAACTATGGAGAGTTAGCACCTTTTAATGAGAAAAAAGTGAAAAATTCTTTAAATGATATGGATTTAGTTAAATGGATGCTAACAAGTTTTACCACTGTTGAAGAGGTAAAGGAAGCTATTAAAAAAATAGATGTAGTACCAATAATAATTCAAGATGGACAACCATCTCCAACAGGACACTGGAGAGTATCAGATGCTAATGGAGGGAACATTGTAATTGAGATTATAAAAGGTGGAGAACTAAAAATATACGATAATCCAGTTGGAGTATTAACAAACTCTCCAGGATTTGATTGGCAGCTTACAAATTTGAATAACTATGTAAACTTAAGTTTAAATGGAAACAAACCAGAGATGTTAGGTAGACAAAAAGTATTTGCACTTGGAGCGGGGTCAGGAATGTGGGGATTACCAGGAGATGTAACACCACCTTCAAGATTTGTAAGGGCAGCTTTTTATGCTAATAATACTCCTAAAATGTCTGGAAATGAGGAGGGAATAGCTCAAGCTTTCCATATTTTAAATAATTTTGATATTCCAATTGGAATGACTTATGCAGATAAAAATCAAATACCAGAGGATGTAACAAGTGCAACTCAGTGGACAACAGCTATAAATTTAAATGAAAAGTTATTTTATTATAAAACTATGTATAATCAAAATATAAGAGTCATTGATTTAAAGAAGATAGACTTTGGAAAAGTTAAGGAACAAATACTTCCAATGGATAAAAATAAGGTTCAACCAGTAGAAGAAATTCTAATAAAATAA
- a CDS encoding TonB-dependent receptor, producing the protein MKLLKVIAMSVVTTICIFSQEKAIKLEDSVILSTSGFETPLLTENKNVTLLLKEQIDNGNYKNLEDTLRGAPNIIVQDTYFGPRVDIRGNGEKSISKVKVLQDGVSLNPIDDSMGTLPINTIPLNSIEKIEIIPGGGTVLNGSGSSGGIINIITKSSLRKDYLVLEGSIKSYNFRNTGLSLGQNLTDNLYGNFNYNYLKGDGYRDGDSQESNGFSGGVDYIINDKNRVKFQMSYFDENRDYSTGVEKELLEKDRKAKGFPVISSSKREAYSLDYEFKFSDSLTFLSTFYYQSYKRDFTEKSLIDYEIPKLGHMPFDILGEDLLATMSGQFKEDTRGAKIRGKHTYEKGEFILGYDYSYTKLLRSSEIRANGEFFPKKKPNYKIKGDVRVDLKNDIFKETNAIYGFNRYDLGREWELVLGARYEHSKFGGKRDSETEVISMSKIHEYKSIEDEEKSDNYAFEIGTNYRYSESGTFYTRYERGFTSPLPGQITDKVDMKYIKNNLKSETSDNFEVGVRDLVENTYINLSLFATFTHDEIMLIQKNSYNPAIKEWQYKNLNKVRKFGGELYLEQYFGKLTMYESFSYVNTEITKGLYSGEELPMVPKGKVILGAGYGVTDKVKLNVNFNFVGSYLVKEYGKDNNAIDTKISSHNYTDLMVTYEVTEMFNVSFGVNNIFNQKYNYEETIQTAVPASGINYFLSGKLYM; encoded by the coding sequence ATGAAATTGTTGAAAGTTATAGCGATGTCTGTTGTTACAACTATTTGCATATTCTCTCAAGAAAAGGCAATAAAGCTAGAGGATTCAGTTATTCTTTCAACTAGTGGATTTGAAACGCCTCTTCTTACAGAGAATAAAAACGTTACACTTTTACTTAAAGAGCAGATAGATAATGGGAATTATAAAAACTTAGAGGATACTTTAAGAGGAGCGCCTAATATAATTGTTCAAGATACATATTTTGGGCCAAGAGTTGATATTCGAGGAAATGGAGAAAAATCTATTTCTAAAGTTAAAGTTTTACAAGATGGAGTAAGTTTAAATCCAATTGATGATTCTATGGGAACACTTCCAATAAATACGATACCTTTAAACTCTATAGAGAAAATAGAGATAATACCTGGTGGTGGAACTGTATTAAATGGATCTGGAAGTTCTGGAGGAATTATAAATATTATAACAAAATCATCTTTGAGAAAAGACTACTTAGTTTTAGAGGGATCAATAAAATCATATAATTTTAGAAATACAGGATTATCTTTAGGTCAAAATTTAACTGATAATCTATATGGAAATTTTAACTATAACTACTTAAAAGGAGATGGTTATAGAGATGGAGATTCTCAAGAATCTAATGGTTTTAGTGGTGGAGTAGACTATATAATTAATGATAAAAATAGAGTGAAGTTTCAAATGTCATATTTTGATGAAAATAGAGATTACTCAACAGGAGTAGAGAAAGAGCTGTTAGAAAAAGATAGAAAAGCTAAGGGCTTTCCAGTAATAAGTAGCTCAAAAAGAGAGGCTTATTCTTTGGATTATGAGTTTAAATTTAGTGATTCGCTTACATTTTTAAGTACTTTTTATTATCAAAGTTATAAAAGAGATTTTACAGAAAAATCTTTAATAGACTACGAGATCCCAAAACTAGGGCATATGCCTTTTGATATTTTAGGTGAGGATTTACTAGCAACTATGAGTGGTCAGTTTAAAGAGGATACTAGAGGAGCTAAAATAAGAGGAAAACACACTTATGAAAAGGGTGAGTTTATTTTAGGGTATGATTATAGCTATACAAAACTTTTACGTAGTAGTGAAATTAGAGCTAACGGAGAATTTTTTCCAAAAAAGAAACCAAATTATAAAATAAAAGGTGATGTTAGGGTAGATCTTAAAAATGATATTTTTAAAGAGACAAATGCTATCTATGGATTTAATAGATATGATTTAGGAAGAGAGTGGGAACTTGTTCTAGGGGCTAGATATGAACATTCAAAATTTGGTGGAAAAAGAGATAGTGAAACAGAAGTAATCTCTATGAGCAAAATCCATGAGTATAAGAGTATTGAAGATGAAGAGAAAAGTGATAACTATGCCTTTGAGATTGGAACAAACTACAGATATAGTGAATCAGGAACTTTTTATACAAGATATGAGAGAGGTTTTACATCACCACTTCCAGGACAGATAACTGATAAGGTGGATATGAAGTACATAAAGAATAATTTAAAATCTGAAACATCAGATAATTTTGAAGTAGGAGTTAGAGATTTAGTAGAAAACACTTACATAAATTTATCTCTATTTGCAACATTTACTCATGATGAAATAATGTTGATTCAAAAAAATTCGTATAATCCAGCTATTAAAGAGTGGCAGTATAAAAATCTAAATAAAGTTAGAAAGTTTGGAGGAGAACTATATTTAGAGCAGTATTTTGGAAAGTTAACAATGTATGAATCTTTTTCTTATGTAAATACAGAGATAACTAAAGGACTATATAGTGGAGAAGAGTTACCTATGGTTCCGAAAGGAAAAGTTATTTTAGGAGCTGGTTATGGAGTTACTGATAAAGTTAAATTAAATGTAAATTTTAATTTTGTTGGAAGTTATTTAGTCAAAGAGTATGGGAAAGACAATAATGCAATAGATACTAAGATTAGTAGTCATAACTATACAGACCTAATGGTTACGTATGAGGTAACAGAGATGTTTAATGTAAGTTTTGGAGTGAATAATATATTTAATCAGAAATATAATTATGAAGAGACAATTCAAACAGCAGTACCAGCCTCAGGAATAAACTATTTTCTTTCAGGGAAGTTATATATGTAA